Sequence from the Nasonia vitripennis strain AsymCx chromosome 5, Nvit_psr_1.1, whole genome shotgun sequence genome:
GCGTATCAAAactaataaatattctgtcTTTTATAAACTATATATAAGACTGTCAACTGAAGCTGTTATTTATAgaataattctaaatctaaattGACAAATCCGAACAATTCAGTGAAAGGTAGCTTTACGGTTTTATCTTTGATTGAGAGCTTAAAGGGCGCGCAATCAATCCGATAAAGGAATCTTGCACTCTCTTCCGCGTTTCGCCAGCTGATGACAAAGTCGCGGACTGCCAATAATGTCGCCCATGAATACGCTGAGTAAGTAGTTCTCCTTCACTGGATCAGGCGAAGATTTATATTGACTGAAACAGATTAAACGGAACATTTTGTCTACGATTTCCAAGTTCAACATCGCGAGGAAACTcggtttttgttatttttgatttgataatTATACTTTTATCGTAGAAGAACGTAATTAGAAAAGGCATTTCGGGATACGccttattatttaattattttgcaatCACTTACATTTTCCACTACaatactaaaataaaattgccTAATAAAACAGATAATAAGCTTagaataataacaataaccattcattaaaatttcatggACCAATAAAACGCGAACAAGTATCAAGTTCTGAAAGATTCATCAACTCCTTACCGACCGCACAAATTCATTAAAACCGTCCGAATCCACGAGACTCACGCTTGCCTTCACTCCCACATACGGCGGGGACGAGGGAGAAGAAGAGCCGCATTAACGGTACGCAGCAATGGTCGCgcgtacatatagtaaatctCAGGAATAAAGTACCCCACTTCTTGGAAAGCGATTTCAGGATTCGTAATAGGGCTAGGACCTCCGATCACGCGCCAACACTACTATTCTATTCTGCGGGCTTTTTCTACTCCTGTATCTGCGGTGGAGAGTAGCCGAGCTCGTATTAAATTCAGTTGTAAGTAACGCCACGAGCAGATAACCTTAATGGTGCTAGTCCCCTTCTAATGCATCCCGATAACTCTGCAACGGTTCCTTTCTTTACTCAGACTACCTCTCTTTTATTTCTGGATAGCTGCACAATGCTACAATTTAATCTCTTTAGACTCTGTAGGAATTGATCCAACTGTCCTGGGGCTATAGTTGTTTCAGTGTTAACCTGCTAAACGCAACGGAtggaaattctcaaaattttaatacactTTTGCTTAATcatctctttaaaaaatgatggcctttgttgtgaaccatttaatacgtgattctgattggttgctggttggttgcctaggcaacgtgATCAGAAcggcgctttaaattcataaccctcaaaacagtcataactcataaccctggtagaaatgtttgaggtgtttaaaattaaatgtggaaacctagataatagataaaatatatgtaatataactagcaagaaattttagtaaaagttaatcattaccaagagtgtgtagttttacaacatgtgtattgaaaagtggcaccctaaccctatttgaagtagtaatagtgtgtgaatattatttagtttttttttttaaatgtcagtgagaagttcaattaaaagaataaagagtttgaagatatactgtgtctctgtgccccaAAGTCGTCCTCGGTGAGGTTTgtgaggtgaatttaaagaaaagttcagtatccgagtcagtaagtttaagtctatcattatacaatgctctttgaattgtaaaaaggctactagacaactaaaatataacactgccacttcctatgttacctagaaatatgtaacctagatgattctgatttaactgttttcgttcatattttcacatcaagGCTCATACGaagtttttaattgagcaggtcgaATTTGACTtgtagccagttacgcagaaattACTATCTccagcacattgtatttctggtttctagcatattttttacatggagaaagtgataaatgttttggctttttggtcaaggttttaggtaattagaagtttgacttttaatagttgtgagagattttgagaccaatacctgtttttccatttttgcatttataaaaattatcatgggtgttgtagtcgaacacacaAGTATTTCAGTTGAcattgattcaactttaaatatcttttcacaatcacaaaagaaatctatatgcaaaatatgagcactctagacctgttagtttttgaatgagaaaaaatgcaaaaatggagaaacaggtatcggtctcaaaatctctcacaactgttaaaagtcaaaattctaattaatgccttgacaaaaaagctaaaatacttatcactttcttcatgtaaaaatacactggaaaccagaaatacaatgtgctagagatggtagtttctgtgtaactgtctacaagcaaaatttgatacgctaaattaaaaaattcatatggacctcgatgtgaaaatatgaatgaaaacagttaaatcataatcatgtaggttacatgttttctaggtagcatagtaagtatctgtgtaaaatttcagttgtatagcgtttttataatgcaaataaatggcattttaatgatagacaaacccactgactcttatactgaacttttcttcaaattcactattcaaaccaatgatgacgacattgaacattattaatgtatttattaaaaaatagttttgagggatttagtaacatgttacatgcttataaaatattagcagatgTTAGTGTGTCGCCCAGcacttatggtagattttctaccagtgttattagacagagatagaatcaagagcgcgcgaagcgcgccttcattcctagtttttctataattttcatTTGTGTTTCTTACTAATCATACCGTTATATCTATGTTACTAAAATCCTTTTAAGTGTGAATGAGAATCGACCATAGCTTATGGGATCATAAATGCCTCGAAAAATACGCCGACGCTTTAAGAACCGGCCGTTCTTTTTATCAAGCGATTCCTTAATGCTCAATTTAAAGCGCGCTCTACACTAAAAGAAATCTTAAGCACGCGGAGACTGGAAGTCGGAAAATGCCACCCAAGAGAATCAATTTGCAGTATTCGGTGCAATCAGTAAGGAGGTAGTAAAATGACtcgtataaaatatttaaaaggtTCGATTCCTCTCCAcaatttacttatttttctttgatatTTACTGCGCGCTTGTAAACATTCTCTATGATGAACCGACTACGGTATTATAAAATGCTTTTCAGAGAAAATAAACTTCTGTATTCGCTTTATAAGTTACGAAACTTAGATAGATTATAAGAGTcgtaaatattatatatgcgACACGTCGTTGTAATATTTTTGTGTTTACTTTTTGTCGTGAAATCTTACACCACAATAATGTaacgttttttcttttaattttttatgctTTTGATTGGAAGAGCTTTGTTAAGACATGTCGCAACTTTATGGTACAATTGTCATAAGAAATGAGGTTTCTTTGCACCTGAGGAAACACTTTATAGATGTTGCTGTCAATATTTGATGGTATAGCGTTATCTAGCcttatttataaatctatGAAACGATAATTTATGAACGTTTATATAGTATAGAAATTCGTTACTTGAAATATATCTTTAAACATTGAATTCGAACAGCGACCAGGAAATTCATTTTAATACGACATAAAGTACATGTCAAAGCGCGACTTATTTCCAAGAAGTGAGCTTTTAATGGCCAGCGAGTTTGACTTTCATCGCGAATGGTAGCGGCGCGCTGGCGTCTCCGGCGGCAGTGTACAACAAGCAAAGAAAGAAGCATTGACCTTTGCTGCGGCTGGTTTTCTCGAGACAACGACTTCTCGGCAATTTAGCCACAGCTACGGAATTATCGACGATTCTGAAGCATGACGACAAACTAGCGGCTACCGTAGATTTTGCGCTGGCTCTTAATAGCGAGGTACTTTCTACGCTTCATTTGCGAAAACGGTAACTATATTGTTTCAGCGTTCACTAATTTATCCGTTTATCTGTTTCTGCAATTCGCCGCTAGAATTATGATATTTGTCTTTCTATATTTGAGGAAGTTTCGTTATTAAAGTTTTGATTGTGTGGACTTTGACTAATGAATTGTTTGATTTCCTTTTTTCTGAAATTTACTTTCCAATAGTTTATGAAATTATTCATTGTATATTCATTTAaagcaaaatattatgaagagtttcatttttaatttcaaactAAATAGAAAGTTTGTAAGTcactaaatataatattaatttgtacATTCTTACCTAAATATGCTATCCCATTCGTGTGCACGTTCTCGGCCCTTTTTCTGAAGAGTGGCTTGGGCATATTTTGAGCATATtctttcgtaaatacatacatTTTCTCCTAGTTCCGATATCATTCTCTTCTCAACCTGTGCTACATCCAATATTTCGTCATCGTGTAATTTTGGAAGAGTCCTTTTGGTTCGATTAGCGTA
This genomic interval carries:
- the LOC100679938 gene encoding uncharacterized protein LOC100679938 — its product is MQLTRILTILACCFLILNCVASAPVPQEPFFELPVQLVGFPVIIAAVRITNFVKKLAYSLNPQTYANRTKRTLPKLHDDEILDVAQVEKRMISELGENVCIYERICSKYAQATLQKKGRERAHEWDSIFSQYKSSPDPVKENYLLSVFMGDIIGSPRLCHQLAKRGRECKIPLSD